A genome region from Solanum pennellii chromosome 12, SPENNV200 includes the following:
- the LOC107007107 gene encoding ABC transporter D family member 2, chloroplastic isoform X1 codes for MGTQAKLVLESPFFNVSPNIVSTFDSNSKFSHRSSLRFQAMTTRRRFSLSTTAAAATTTPPVPPPIQDEQRKPPDLQSLMTRFWKVAVPYWSSDDKVQARLQLAAVFALTLGTTGISVGFSFLGRDFYNALANKDQEQFTKQLLYYLAGFAGGIPFFVLRDYAREKLSLRWRSWMTSYYMERYLKNKTFYKIQSQSTIDNPDQRIVDDLSSFTGTALSFSLTLFNAAIDLISFSNILFGIYPPLFGVLLAYSLGGTALSVFLGKGLVSLNFLQEKKEADFRYGLVRVRENAESIAFYGGEENEMQLLLTRFRSAFENLNQLLISSRNLDFFTSGYRYLIQILPAAVVAPMYFSGKIEFGVINQSVSAFNHILGDFSLIVYQFQALSAFSAVIDRLGEFDDVLDSNSKKGDQDSNEKIQLNFCLISSSNGLHSNGSMPLSNRVKLLHVEHLTVQTPSEATLIKDLSFEIFEKDHLLVTGPSGSGKTSLLRVVAGLWSFGNGAITVYVRPRGDLEMLHSPDVVSHQVASTNETIGDSAGRRSSEGVIFLPQKPYMVLGTLRQQLLYPTWTEDSDNLSDDAKQTDSLPFLMRARDARCVNDRSKKPTSEDLLQVLNDVSLGHLLSRFDGLDSTHEWSSVLSLGEQQRLAFGRLLLSKPTLALLDESTSALDEANEARLYQLIQAAGITYISIGHRRTLYKYHKKVLHVSTADSTSTQQNWSFKDVEEDPIYNFSKQ; via the exons CAGTACCACCACCCATTCAG GATGAGCAAAGAAAGCCGCCGGATCTTCAATCACTTATGACAAGGTTCTGGAAGGTTGCTGTACCGTATTGGTCCTCTGATGATAAAGTTCAGGCGAGATTGCAGTTAGCTGCGGTTTTTGCCCTTACTTTAGGAACCACTGGTATTAGTGTTGGCTTCAGTTTCCTCGGCCGTGACTTTTATAATGCACTTGCCA ACAAAGACCAAGAACAATTCACCAAACAACTGTTATACTATCTTGCTGGTTTTGCTGGTGGTATCCCG TTTTTTGTGTTGAGAGATTATGCACGAGAGAAGTTATCTTTAAGGTGGAGATCTTGGATGACAAGCTATTACATGGAACGGTATCTGAAGAATAAGACATTTTACAAAATTCAGTCACAGTCTACCATCGATAATCCAGATCAGCGGATTGTTGACGATTTAAGTTCCTTTACAGGAACAGCTCTCTCATTTTCATTGACACTCTTCAATGCTGCTATAGACTTAATATCTTTCAGCAATATTTTATTCGGTATCTACCCACCACTTTTTGGTGTGCTTCTTGCATATTCACTTGGTGGAACAGCTCTCAGCGTCTTCCTTGGAAAG GGATTGGTGAGTCTCAACTTTTTGCAAGAGAAGAAAGAAGCAGATTTCCGCTATGGTCTTGTGCGCGTTCGAGAAAATGCTGAATCAATTGCATTTTATGGAGGGGAAGAGAATGAGATGCAACTACTGTTAACTCGTTTCAGAAGTGCTTTTGAAAACCTTAAT CAATTGTTGATATCTTCTAGAAATCTGGATTTCTTCACCAGTGGCTACCGCTATCTTATTCAAATTCTTCCTGCCGCAGTTGTTGCACCTATGTACTTCTCTGGAAAAATCGAGTTTGGGGTTATTAATCAATCCGTGTCCGCTTTTAATCATATTCTTGGTGATTTCTCTCTCATTGTCTATCAGTTTCAGGCTTTAAGTGCCTTTTCAGCCGTCATTGACCGACTAG GTGAATTTGATGATGTTTTGGATAGCAACAGCAAAAAAGGTGATCAAGACTCCAACGAAAAGATCCAGCTTAACTTTTGCTTAATAAGTTCTTCCAATGGGCTACACTCGAATGGATCTATGCCTCTTTCCAATCGTGTAAAATTACTTCATGTTGAACACTTGACTGTACAGACACCAAGTGAAGCAACTCTAATTAAGGACTTgtcttttgagatttttgagAAGGATCACTTGCTG GTTACAGGACCAAGTGGAAGTGGTAAAACTTCATTGCTGAGAGTGGTAGCTGGTCTTTGGAGTTTCGGGAATGGAGCAATTACAGTTTATGTCCGACCCAGAGGAGACCTGGAAATGCTGCACTCTCCAGATGTAGTTTCTCATCAAGTGGCTTCAACTAATGAGACCATAGGGGATTCCGCAGGACGTAGAAGTTCCGAAGGTGTAATTTTTCTTCCTCAAAAACCATATATGGTTTTGGGAACCCTTCGACAACAGTTGTTGTATCCTACATGGACCGAAGATTCAGATAACTTGTCAGATGATGCTAAACAAACTG ATTCTTTGCCATTCTTGATGCGTGCACGGGATGCAAGGTGTGTGAATGATAGATCAAAGAAGCCTACATCAGAGGATCTACTACAAGTTCTCAATGATGTATCCCTTGGACACTTGTTATCTCGTTTTGACGGCCTAGATTCAACACATGAGTGGTCGAGCGTTCTATCCCTTGGCGAGCAACAGCGCCTTGCCTTTGGCCGCTTATTGCTTTCAAAACCAACTTTGGCTCTGTTGGATGAGTCTACTAGTGCTCTTGATGAAGCCAATGAG GCACGTCTATATCAGCTAATCCAAGCTGCAGGAATCACGTATATAAGTATTGGCCACCGTAGAACCCTCTACAAATACCATAAAAAGGTCTTACACGTATCTACTGCTGATAGTACAAGTACCCAGCAGAATTGGAGCTTTAAGGACGTAgaggaggacccaatatacAATTTTTCGAAGCAGTAA
- the LOC107007107 gene encoding ABC transporter D family member 2, chloroplastic isoform X2, with product MGTQAKLVLESPFFNVSPNIVSTFDSNSKFSHRSSLRFQAMTTRRRFSLSTTAAAATTTPPVPPPIQDEQRKPPDLQSLMTRFWKVAVPYWSSDDKVQARLQLAAVFALTLGTTGISVGFSFLGRDFYNALANKDQEQFTKQLLYYLAGFAGGIPFFVLRDYAREKLSLRWRSWMTSYYMERYLKNKTFYKIQSQSTIDNPDQRIVDDLSSFTGTALSFSLTLFNAAIDLISFSNILFGIYPPLFGVLLAYSLGGTALSVFLGKGLVSLNFLQEKKEADFRYGLVRVRENAESIAFYGGEENEMQLLLTRFRSAFENLNQLLISSRNLDFFTSGYRYLIQILPAAVVAPMYFSGKIEFGVINQSVSAFNHILGDFSLIVYQFQALSAFSAVIDRLGEFDDVLDSNSKKGDQDSNEKIQLNFCLISSSNGLHSNGSMPLSNRVKLLHVEHLTVQTPSEATLIKDLSFEIFEKDHLLVTGPSGSGKTSLLRVVAGLWSFGNGAITVYVRPRGDLEMLHSPDVVSHQVASTNETIGDSAGRRSSEGVIFLPQKPYMVLGTLRQQLLYPTWTEDSDNLSDDAKQTGCHSSYGSSQLALAA from the exons CAGTACCACCACCCATTCAG GATGAGCAAAGAAAGCCGCCGGATCTTCAATCACTTATGACAAGGTTCTGGAAGGTTGCTGTACCGTATTGGTCCTCTGATGATAAAGTTCAGGCGAGATTGCAGTTAGCTGCGGTTTTTGCCCTTACTTTAGGAACCACTGGTATTAGTGTTGGCTTCAGTTTCCTCGGCCGTGACTTTTATAATGCACTTGCCA ACAAAGACCAAGAACAATTCACCAAACAACTGTTATACTATCTTGCTGGTTTTGCTGGTGGTATCCCG TTTTTTGTGTTGAGAGATTATGCACGAGAGAAGTTATCTTTAAGGTGGAGATCTTGGATGACAAGCTATTACATGGAACGGTATCTGAAGAATAAGACATTTTACAAAATTCAGTCACAGTCTACCATCGATAATCCAGATCAGCGGATTGTTGACGATTTAAGTTCCTTTACAGGAACAGCTCTCTCATTTTCATTGACACTCTTCAATGCTGCTATAGACTTAATATCTTTCAGCAATATTTTATTCGGTATCTACCCACCACTTTTTGGTGTGCTTCTTGCATATTCACTTGGTGGAACAGCTCTCAGCGTCTTCCTTGGAAAG GGATTGGTGAGTCTCAACTTTTTGCAAGAGAAGAAAGAAGCAGATTTCCGCTATGGTCTTGTGCGCGTTCGAGAAAATGCTGAATCAATTGCATTTTATGGAGGGGAAGAGAATGAGATGCAACTACTGTTAACTCGTTTCAGAAGTGCTTTTGAAAACCTTAAT CAATTGTTGATATCTTCTAGAAATCTGGATTTCTTCACCAGTGGCTACCGCTATCTTATTCAAATTCTTCCTGCCGCAGTTGTTGCACCTATGTACTTCTCTGGAAAAATCGAGTTTGGGGTTATTAATCAATCCGTGTCCGCTTTTAATCATATTCTTGGTGATTTCTCTCTCATTGTCTATCAGTTTCAGGCTTTAAGTGCCTTTTCAGCCGTCATTGACCGACTAG GTGAATTTGATGATGTTTTGGATAGCAACAGCAAAAAAGGTGATCAAGACTCCAACGAAAAGATCCAGCTTAACTTTTGCTTAATAAGTTCTTCCAATGGGCTACACTCGAATGGATCTATGCCTCTTTCCAATCGTGTAAAATTACTTCATGTTGAACACTTGACTGTACAGACACCAAGTGAAGCAACTCTAATTAAGGACTTgtcttttgagatttttgagAAGGATCACTTGCTG GTTACAGGACCAAGTGGAAGTGGTAAAACTTCATTGCTGAGAGTGGTAGCTGGTCTTTGGAGTTTCGGGAATGGAGCAATTACAGTTTATGTCCGACCCAGAGGAGACCTGGAAATGCTGCACTCTCCAGATGTAGTTTCTCATCAAGTGGCTTCAACTAATGAGACCATAGGGGATTCCGCAGGACGTAGAAGTTCCGAAGGTGTAATTTTTCTTCCTCAAAAACCATATATGGTTTTGGGAACCCTTCGACAACAGTTGTTGTATCCTACATGGACCGAAGATTCAGATAACTTGTCAGATGATGCTAAACAAACTG GTTGTCATTCCTCATATGGCTCATCTCAGTTGGCACTTGCTGCTTAG
- the LOC107007108 gene encoding putative clathrin assembly protein At5g57200, whose protein sequence is MEKIRKAYGKLKDSTKVGLAKVKSEFKDLDIAIVKATNHVESPPKERHIARIIVATSITCPRADVAYCIHALSKRLSKTRNWIVVVKTLIVIHRVLREGDPSFKEELLRCSQRGQIFQLSNFKDDSSHLGWDCSAWVRTYALFLEERLECFRTMKNDIVAERSTKPSVGISKVHCRTRILNGEELLEQLPALQQLLYRLTGCQPEGGACYNFLIQYALALVLKESFKIYCAINDGIINLVDYFFEMSKSDAIKALSIYKRAGQQAEHLAHFYDFCRGLDVARTFQFPTLKQPPASFLVTMEEYIREAPQTDSMPNKRLEYRETKQKPEKPEEIVAEASENKVPDAKISEVKNTEEQEETVPKKEEIPTLISTEEPVDLLGLNEVDPRVAELEESNALALAIVPPGKGNLSTNNQVGESGKSSGWELALVTEPSNNRSQITPDKELAGGFDKLLLDSLYQDDASRRQIQLQQAGYSAGYGYGYEIPGQSSANHNDPFAMSNHIAPPTSVQMMAQQQQQYQMMQQQYMMQQQQRPQQNMLMVHNQYQGQYSQQTWYMGSSNPFGDPFSYPQNNMPPRGNHPLI, encoded by the exons ATGGAGAAAATTAGAAAAGCATATGGCAAGCTTAAAGATTCAACAAAGGTTGGCTTAGCCAAGGTCAAAAGTGAATTCAAG GATTTAGATATTGCAATTGTCAAAGCAACCAATCATGTCGAGAGCCCTCCAAAAGAAAGACATATTGCAA GAATTATTGTGGCAACATCAATTACATGCCCAAGAGCAGATGTTGCCTATTGTATTCATGCACTTTCTAAACGATTGTCAAAGACACGAAATTGGATT GTTGTCGTAAAGACATTGATTGTTATTCATAGGGTGTTGCGAGAAGGTGATCCTTCATTCAAAGAGGAACTATTGCGATGCTCTCAAAGAGGGCAGATTTTTCAACTATCAAACTTCAAAGATGATTCAAGTCATCTTG GTTGGGATTGCTCAGCTTGGGTACGTACATATGCACTCTTTCTGGAGGAAAGACTAGAGTGTTTTAGGACAATGAAAAATGATATTGTTGCAGAAAGATCAACCAAACCTTCAGTTGGAATAAGCAAG GTtcattgtagaactaggattttGAATGGCGAAGAACTTCTAGAGCAGCTCCCAGCATTACAACAGCTTCTTTATCGCTTAACTGGTTGCCAG CCTGAAGGAGGAGCTTGTTATAACTTTCTCATTCAGTATGCCTTGGCTTTG GTGTTGAAGGAAAGTTTCAAGATCTATTGTGCAATCAACGATGGGATAATCAATCTTGTCGACTAT TTTTTTGAGATGTCAAAGTCTGATGCGATAAAAGCTCTCAGTATATACAAAAGAGCTGGACAACAG GCTGAACATCTCGCTCATTTTTATGACTTCTGCAGAGGCTTGGATGTAGCGCGTACCTTTCAGTTTCCTACATTGAAACAG CCTCCTGCATCGTTTCTGGTAACGATGGAGGAATACATTAGAGAAGCACCTCAAACGGATTCAATGCCAAATAAAAGGCTG GAGTATCGAGAAACCAAGCAGAAACCTGAAAAGCCTGAAGAAATTGTTGCCGAGGCAAGTGAAAACAAAGTTCCAGATGCTAAAATTAGTGAAGTAAAAAATACTGAAGAACAAGAGGAAACAGTAcctaaaaaggaagaaataccAACACTGATATCAACAGAAGAACCTGTTGATTTGCTG GGCTTGAATGAAGTGGATCCAAGAGTTGCAGAATTAGAGGAAAGCAATGCATTGGCTCTAGCAATCGTTCCACCTG GCAAAGGAAATCTATCAACAAATAATCAAGTAGGTGAAAGCGGAAAATCATCAGGATGGGAATTGGCTCTTGTTACAGAACCAAGTAACAATAGAAGCCAAATCACACCAGATAAAGAATTG GCTGGGGGATTCGACAAGCTATTACTTGACAGCTTGTATCAAGATGATGCATCTAGAAGGCAAATACAGCTGCAACAAGCAGGGTATAGTGCAGGATATGGGTATGGATATGAAATACCTGGACAGAGTTCAGCCAATCACAATGACCCTTTTGCAATGTCAAACCACATAGCCCCTCCAACAAGCGTACAAATGATGgcgcagcaacaacaacaataccaaATGATGCAACAACAATACATGATGCAGCAGCAGCAGCGACCACAACAAAATATGTTGATGGTACATAATCAATATCAAGGCCAATATTCTCAACAAACGTGGTATATGGGATCTTCCAACCCATTCGGGGATCCCTTCAGTTATCCACAAAACAACATGCCACCACGGGGAAACCATCCATTGATTTAG